The following coding sequences are from one Mugil cephalus isolate CIBA_MC_2020 chromosome 9, CIBA_Mcephalus_1.1, whole genome shotgun sequence window:
- the scn2b gene encoding sodium channel subunit beta-2 has translation MSSPAQERRPGVQLVSALLLLLSLSGCSSMDVLVPSHINALNGTTIKIPCSFTSCYKMDASRFAMNWTYQESLNVTEEMFMTYYRKKGVVPVRSDQFGERVIFAGNLDKNDLSITLSDVQVEDEGIYNCYVKNPPDRNQGHGVIQLIVVTELPPPRDSTIAVAIGASVGGALALLILSMVVVKCLRRHRKQELISEEKMEEEGKLETEALAEEGTKQP, from the exons atgtCTTCCCCAGCGCAGGAGAGGAGACCTGGCGTTCAGCTGGTGAgcgcgctgctgctgctgctttcgcTCTCCG GTTGTTCAAGCATGGACGTGCTCGTGCCCAGTCacataaatgcactgaatggAACAACCATCAAAATACCCTGCTCATTCACCTCCTGCTATAAGATGGACGCCTCCAGGTTTGCCATGAACTGGACCTACCAGGAATCTCTCAATGTTACAGAGGAGATG TTTATGACATACTATAGGAAAAAAGGAGTGGTGCCTGTGCGGTCAGACCAGTTTGGAGAGAGGGTCATATTTGCCGGGAACCTGGATAAGAACGACCTGTCAATCACCCTATCAGATGTGCAAGTGGAAGATGAGGGGATTTACAACTGCTATGTGAAAAACCCCCCAGATCGCAACCAGGGGCACGGTGTCATACAGCTCATTGTTGTCACAGAAT TGCCTCCTCCAAGGGATTCGACCATTGCAGTTGCGATTGGTGCATCAGTGGGCGGAGCATTAGCGCTGCTGATCCTTTCCATGGTGGTGGTAAAGTGTCTTCGTCGACACCGGAAACAGGAACTGatttcagaggaaaaaatggaggaggaggggaaactGGAGACCGAAGCTCTTGCAGAGGAGGGAACCAA ACAACCATAG